A window from Prosthecobacter sp. encodes these proteins:
- a CDS encoding sugar phosphate nucleotidyltransferase has translation MTQAASPKRYALILAGGSGQRFWPISRDALPKQLLKLFGDKTLLELTIERLTGFVPKENILILTNKQQEASVRALVKDLPAENIVAEPEKRDTAPAIALAVGWVVAREPTATMIVLPADHLIQNHAEFQRVLQNAALAAENSGSLVTVGIKPTWPCPSYGYVERGRRASIGGLDDLPVWEVARFREKPNPDLAEHFISQGNFLWNAGMFIWTIPAIFSELSRHCPVLADFISELRGSKDFMATVAKQFGKLPKLSIDYALMERASRVLNIEATFDWDDVGNWTSVGRYLKADDDGNQHNCALSQQDAANNIVFTQTGQHVALLGVQDLIVVASKDGLLIANRSKAESIKKLVDGLPAELR, from the coding sequence ATGACTCAAGCCGCATCCCCCAAACGTTACGCCCTCATCCTCGCCGGAGGCAGCGGCCAGCGCTTCTGGCCCATCAGTCGAGACGCCCTGCCCAAGCAGTTGCTCAAGCTCTTTGGCGACAAGACACTCTTGGAACTTACCATTGAGCGTCTCACCGGCTTCGTGCCCAAGGAGAACATCCTCATTCTCACCAACAAGCAGCAGGAGGCCTCTGTTCGCGCCCTTGTGAAGGATTTGCCCGCCGAAAACATCGTCGCTGAACCAGAAAAACGGGACACTGCGCCCGCCATAGCTCTTGCGGTTGGTTGGGTCGTTGCTCGCGAACCGACGGCCACCATGATCGTGCTGCCGGCCGATCATCTGATCCAAAACCACGCCGAGTTTCAGCGCGTGCTGCAAAACGCGGCTCTGGCCGCCGAAAACAGCGGCAGCCTTGTGACCGTAGGCATCAAACCGACCTGGCCGTGCCCCAGCTACGGCTACGTCGAGCGTGGTCGTCGTGCCAGCATTGGTGGTCTCGATGATCTGCCTGTCTGGGAGGTCGCCCGCTTTCGTGAGAAGCCGAATCCTGATCTCGCCGAGCACTTCATCAGCCAGGGGAACTTCCTCTGGAATGCCGGCATGTTTATCTGGACCATTCCTGCCATTTTCAGCGAACTGAGCCGTCATTGCCCTGTGCTTGCCGATTTCATTTCCGAGCTGCGCGGTTCCAAGGACTTCATGGCCACAGTTGCCAAACAGTTTGGCAAGCTGCCCAAGCTTTCCATTGACTACGCGCTCATGGAGCGCGCCTCCCGCGTGCTCAACATCGAGGCCACCTTCGACTGGGACGACGTGGGCAACTGGACCAGCGTCGGCCGTTATCTCAAGGCCGATGACGATGGCAATCAGCACAACTGCGCCCTCTCGCAGCAGGACGCGGCCAACAACATTGTCTTCACGCAGACTGGCCAGCATGTTGCCCTGCTCGGCGTGCAGGATCTCATCGTTGTCGCCTCGAAAGACGGCCTTCTCATCGCCAACCGCAGCAAGGCCGAGAGCATCAAAAAACTCGTCGATGGTCTTCCTGCGGAGCTGCGTTGA